The DNA window TGAGGTGAGGAGGACGCGTCCGGAACGGACCATGTCCGGTGTGGTGAGGGGGCTGGCTGAGTCTTTTGTCCCTTATTGGAGGTTGTCGTGAGGGGGGGGAATCCGGCCGGAATGAATTGTTACGGGGACCGCTCGCGCTTTTTGGAGTGCGCAGCGGTGCCAGGCTCGAAAAGACCTCGCCAGGCACCGGCGGACTCCCATATCCCCTGCACAATTGATTCCGCCTCCTTCCCCCGGCAGGTTATCGCCGGGGACAAAAGACTCAGGCGGAGGTTTTCGCGGCACCGGACATGGTCCGCTCCGGACGCTGATTGTCTCTAACCTTAAATGGGGAGGACCCTGTCGCGGCCACTACGAAGCTGCGATACTTTTACGGTCTGACGGTATCTCACCAAACCAGTCAGAGACCGGATAGCAGATATTTTAAAGCATTCGGAGGAACATAGTGGTTGCGACGATCCTCCTCCCCCTTTGAAGGAATAAGAACAGATCAGCGGCCGCAGGCCCGGATTCGGGATGGAGAAAACCTCGGCGTCTTCAGTCCCGGGCCATAACCTTCCTGTGGGGAAGAAGGGAGAAAAAGATTCCGCAGGGAACCTGGAGTCCATCGGCACTTACCGAGGTTTTTCACGAGGTTAGTGTCCGTTATGTACTCCGAAGAGCGCAAGCGTTTCCCGAAGGAACTTTTTCTGCCCGGATTCCCCACCCGCAACAACCTGCAAGCCGGGACTGAAGACTCACAACCTCCCTCTCACCATCCCGAACCCCGACCGTCCCGGCGGCGTTCTCATTCCTCAATTAAATCCTTATTTTCAAAAGAAGGAGCGCCATATGGGAACAAGTTATGCAAATACACTTAATTCAAGGCTTATCACAATCATACAGAGAAAAACTCTGCAGGCCTCTATTTCCAGAAATTTTGCCTCTGCAGAATCTTATGCGTTAGCTCTCAGTATTGACATGAAATATGACAGAAGTAATATTTCCCGAAGCCTTAACCAACTCTTTCAGGATGGTGTCCTTGTTAAGGTGCAGGGACGTCCAACCCTGTATTTTGATAAAAAGACCCTTTGTGATTATTTTTCCATCTCACAACTGCCTTCCTCCTTTGAGAACTCGGAGCAGCTTAAGGGCGCTCTTCTCTCCACTCATCCCGACGATATCCGTTCCTCCGTCACTGCTTTTCATTCCTTAATTGGCACCGGAACCAATGAAAGTTTATGCGGACTGGTAACCACCGTTAAAAATATACTTATTTATCCGTCACCCGTCCATGGATTTATTCTGTCCGGTGAACCTGGAAGCGGTAAAACAGCTTTTTTACATGCAATTCTGGATGCCGAAATACAGATTAAGAATACGCCCAGGGAACAAATTCTCTATCTGGATTTCAGAAAAACATTCGATGTGGATATTTCCGACCGCTTTTCTGCCGATAGTGAAGCGCCTCCCTGTATTTTTGTCTTCCGCTCCCCTGATACGCTGGATGATAACAGATACTCCCTGTTTTCCGATACACTCCACCATATTTTAAGCGGGCATATATCCGGTGTTTCAGCCTTTATCGTTATCTGTGACACCCTCCATATGCAGGAGAAATTAAAGCTGGAGCTGGCCTATGCCGCCGAAAGCATCCACCTGCCTTCGTGGTCGGAAAGAACGACGAAAGAAAAAATGATGCTGATTCTCAAGGCATTCCAAGAACAGTGTGACCTTATAAAAAAGCCCATCGAACTTAGCAAAATCTGTTTTAATAACCTGCTATGCGGTAAATACGAGCGTAATCTGGCTTCGCTGCGTGGTGAGGTGGCACTGGTGTGCAGAAATGCCTATGCAAATTCCTATCCAGCCTCCGATACGGTCCGTATACAACTCGACGACATTTCCAGCCGTATTTTCAGCCAGACAGAAAACCTCTCAGTGATTCTTTCCAACATGAACACGGCGGGCGAGCGGGTAAATTTTTCTACCGTATATTTTTATCCTTCCCAGGATAACTTTACCTTTGAACAGGTAAAAAAACTTCCAATTGACAAGAATGGAGACTTTTTGAAATACAGTGCAAAACCATTCTCTTCCGGTACCAATGATACTGATATAGTGCACCAGTGTGAAAATGCACTGCATACCTCCCGTTCCGCGCGTGAAGTAATGAAAACTTCAAAAACATACCAGATTTTAATGAGTGTCTTTCCTACAGCCACTTTTACGCGATTTCTACCCGTACAGAATCCTCCCGCAGTTTATCTGGGGCTGTATGCGCACATGGCAACCGTAATAGAGCAATGTCTTTCTAAGGCGTACGAAGCGGAGTCTTTTTCCATTCCTGAGAAGCTCACTTTAAACGAAGCAGTCTTTCCCGCCACAAATGCATTTGCTGATATCATCTCAAGCGAGTTTGATTTTACACTTCCCGAATACGAGAAGACGTGGTGCAGTCTTTATCTCACTATGGCAATGACACTGCAGACACAGACAAAAATCCAGGTCTTTATCTTATGCCGCTGGCAGCGTATTACGGAAGTCTATGAGGAATTTGCCGCCTCGCTGCCTGCCGAAAACAGACCGCTTTTTTTCACATGCGAAAATGCGGCTCCGGATACAAGTGTACATGTTCAGTACTCGCCCATTGTAGACGAACTTGCCTCCCATTATAATTCCAAAGGCGTCATCCTGATCAGCGACGGCCCCCTGGCTCCCGAGCTGGTAAACCAGATATTCCGCAAACTGGATAATAACGTTTACTATATTGACCAGCTCACCAGGGCAATTGTCTCACAGGCCGTCAGTTTTTCCGATGATCCCTTTAATTCAATTGAGTATTTTGCCCGCTATTGTTCCTCCAACCTGAATAATGGCAGAAACCTTACTCCTGAGAATAAGATCTCCACCATCGTAAAAAACATTATCCATGACTCTCTGACCTTCCTGGACTCCGATAAACTATACAGCCTCCTGTCCAACACCCTGAACGATATACAGACCGGGTTAAAAATCGGAGATAACGACAATCTCACCGTCCGTTTTATTGTGCACGCCTCCTTCATGGTAGAACGCTCAATCAAGCGGGAGACTCTGCCATATAAGAGGACAAAAGAATTTATCCGCGGACATGAGCAATTATTTAACACCGTCCGGAAAAATATAGAAGTCATTGAGAAGCTGTTTAATACCAAAATTCCTGATACGGAACTGGCGTATATTTCAGAGATATTTCTGGACTATCTGTGATGACCGCAACAAAACCGACTTCACACTTAACGAAAGAGACAACCCACCTCTGAAAGATGGCGGACTGCCGGGTCTGAAAATTCATCCCTGCGTCCGCCATCTTTCAGAGGTGTTCTCACATCTTAACTAAATCAGACACTATCCTCCCCTCCCCATCAAATCTCAACTGTTTCGGTGCCGACAATACTTCGATTCTGTTCTCCCTTTTTATCTCTTCCAGATAGTTATCAGATACCTCTATTTCTGACAAATGGAGGGTATCTCTGATATGAACCATCTTTACATACTTTTTTCCTCTTTTCGGCGTACAGCACGCCGCGGCACGTATTGCAGTCTCGTCATCTTTCAGAATAATCGGCAGTTTTGCGGCCATAAAGGCACCGGACGTCAGTATATTGGTATACATAGCATTGAAGTTTATACTTTCCGCCACCCGGCATGTCGTTAAATCGGCGGCTCCGATTCCATTGGCGTTGCCGTGGGATGGGCCGGTTATGTCAAGCGCCACAATGCAATGGATCGGCACGGATGGAGTTCTAGGGAGAGGGGTAATTGCGCGTCCAGTAATATTTGGATCCATGCCGCCTCCCGAGATGTCTTTTCCTAACTGATCCACGATCAGCACATCTATCTCGTCCACCAGAAAGTGGGGCATATTCTGCCGTGCCAGTTGCAGAAGAGCCGCTTCCCGCTCCAACAGCCGCCCGGGCATCATCGCCTCGATTATCATCGTCTCATCACAGGCATTTTCAACAATGCCCAGCCCGAACAGCACCGGCGCTTTCCTTAGAAATATTCGGCCGCCCTCGGGCAGGATTTTTGCCAGGCTGGAATACCCCTGGCTGTGAAACTCTGCCGCCCCCTTATGTTTTCCGAGACCGACCACCATCATTTTGCACAGGCCGCTCTCTACGATGCCATTGATACTGGTATGAGGCTTGATCCGGCCGCAAACCACGATTCCGTCTGCCTCAGCCGCAGTTTTTCCACAATAGATACGGCATCCACTGTGCGTTATCCCCAAACATACCGTCTCCATGTCGGATATAATATCCATACCGGTACTTTCTTTTGTTATTTCTAGATTTTTCAGGACTTCGGCCTGGCCGGCCGCTGTCGCTTCCCCGTGGCTGCCCATGGCCGGTACGATAAACGGGCTGGCTCCCAGAGAATAGAGATATTCCCCCAATATTTTTAAAATTTGAGGAAGATTTGCGATTCTTCTGCTCCCTGCCGTTATCGCAATTCTTTTCCCCTCTATATTGCCTAATGAAAGGCGCATTAATGTCTCTAATACCGCTCTTTTCACATCCCGGATTCCCCTGCCGGGAAAGTTCTGGCGAACCCGAATCATCGGAGGCAGGCAGTCCTCCATATCTCCTTGAATTTTAAATGGTATCGGTTCAAACTTCATGCTCCGCCCCCCCTGCTTTTAAAAACGGATTAACCGGGATAAATCAGCCGGCCTGCTGCCTGGATTTTCGCTGGACGCACGCAAAAGAGAATTCATTTTATCCAGGCGCTCACCCGATTTTGGCGCTCCATTTTTGGAAATGGACGTTTCCAGGCCAAGAGACAGATCCGCTACAATATCCCCGACCACGCCGCCTGACCGGCCCGATGGAATTGTCAAAAGTCCTCTTTGTTCCGCAAATCGGTATGTATCCATCGCCTCCGTCAGTGTCCCCACCTGGTTCGGTTTCAGAATAAAACCGTCGATAGCCTTTCTATTGCAGGCCTCCTCGAGCCTCTCTCTGTTAGTTACAATAAAATCGTCTCCAATCAGGTTTGTCCTTGTCAAAGTTTTGTGTGCCCTTTCAAATCCGTCCCAGTCATTTTCATCCAGAAGATCCTCCACAAAAAGAAGCGGTATTTTTTCTGTTAACATTTTCATATACTGAATCAGTTCCTCCGATGTTACCCTGCTTCCGTTCAGCTCATATGTCCCGTTTTCTTTATCATACATTTCACTGGATGCGCAGTCCAGGCAGTACGCCATGCGATCCGTATATCCGCACTGTTCCACCGCCTCCTGTATCAGATTCAGGACTGTTTCCGGATCTTTTGAGGGAGCCGCCCATCCGTATGAACCGCCTAAAAATGGCTCTGCGTTTTTGCAATAGCGTGGAATCACTTTTTCAAGGCGGCGGTAAACCTGTACTGCCATTGCAACCGCCTCGTCTACCGATTCCGCCTTATACGGCGCCAGGATAAATTCGTTAAATGCCTGCCTGATTCCCCGGTTATTCCCGCCATTTACGACATTGAACGTCGGAAGAGGAATTGTTTTCAATGCATGTCCGGCCAAATACCGGTAAACCGGCTGTCCGGCACAGGCTGCAGCGGCCCTCAGGCAGGCTGCCGAGACGCTGTATATTGAGTTACCCCCCAATTTATGTTTGTCTTTCGTCCCATCCAGCGTGATCATCCGGCGGTCAATTTTTTCCTGGTCACAGACATCAATTCCCTGAAGCGCCGGGGCAATTATGTCCTCCACCATCCTCACCGCGCCGTGCACGCTGAGCCCGTCATATTCATTCTCAACCCCATCACGAAGTATAAATGCCTCATACATGCCCACCGAGGTTCCGGTCGGGGCCGCCGCCCTTCCCATGCATCCTCCCTGGGTAATTACATCAACCTCCAGTACCGGCCTTGCCTTGCAGTCGAGGATCTGCCTTGCCCTAATCGTTTCAATCGAAGTCCTCACCTTTTATTCCTTCTTTCCATCTACAAATTGTTTTGGGGGTACATAAAGCACGTTAAAATCGCATACGTTCGTTCCTGTGTTTCCCGTGTATACAATCCCCCCTGCCTTTGTCAGAGCTTCAAACCCAGAGTGTTCCCTGAGAGTCCTGTAAGCGTCCACTCCCGCTTCTGCCAGAGCCTTCAGGCTCTCAGAATCGGCAATCCCCCCCGCCGCATCGGTACTTCCATCCGTTCCTTCACTATCTATGGAAAGGAAACACGCGCCTTCAACAGCAGAGGCTTTGAGTGCAAATCCCAGGGCCATCTCCTGCGACGGCCCTCCATGCCCTCTGACTCTGCTGTTATCCATTATCGTCGTGACCGCCTCCCCGGCGGAAAATACCAGGCACGGCGGAGGAACCGGCTGGCCGTATTCCTGGATCTGCCTCGCAACGGAGGCCATCATTGCCCCCGCCTCCTTTGCCTCCTCCTCGATAAAGGTGGTCAATACAATAGCCGGAACTTTTCGTTTCTTTGCTGCTTCCATCGCATAGACACAGGAATCAGGCAGGGTATTAATCTGATAATATGTATTTTTCGGAAACTCCTTTGGCGTTTCCTTGCCTTCTCCCGGTGTTTCCAGATAGGCAACAATCGATTGGGGGAGGCGCTCTCTGAGATTGTAATCACATATCATTCTGCACGCATCCTTTAATGTTGTCTGATCCGGTCCCATAGGCGTCCCGTAAAAACGCTTCCATGGTATGGAGATATCACCTGTCGGAGGGTTGCCTACCGAGTCGCTGATATTAAATCCGATCAGCTCTGCCCCCCTGTCCCGGATCAGCTCTGCCATTCTACCGCCGTTCATACCGGAGATATGGCGCCTGACCGCATTAATTTCCCTTATACCCGCTCCTGATTTAAGAAGTACGTCGGTAGCCTCCATCTCCTCCTGCAGCGTAATACCCTCCACCGGGTAGCTCATCAGTGCAGAACTCCCTCCGCTCATCACACAGATAAACAGATCACCGGATGATGCCTGTCCTATCATTTTCCGTATCTCCATGCAGGCGCGGTATCCCTCCTCGTTCGGAATAGGATGCCCTCCCGTATACACCCTGATCCTTTTGAATCCATCTTCCGGTTCCTGTATTTTGACAACGGCAATTCCATCTGTCAAAAAATCCCCCAGTATCTCTTCCACCGCCTTTGCCATTGCATTACAGGCTTTTCCCGCGCCAATCAGATAAATATGCTCCCTTTGGGTAAGATCCCAGCATTTATCACCAATTTTAAGACTGCTTCCCTCCACCCTCATAACGGAACGGATTCTGCCATAGGCGTTAAGTTTTTCCAGCACTTCTTCCGTTATTTCCAGTACAATTTTTCTGGATTCCGGCACACCTGCTGTAAGCAGCTGATGTTTATTTTTAATCTCCACGCTCATATCAAACCGCCCTCTCTTACTTCAGAGCAATACGGATGCCCTTAACATAGTAGTACTCCTCCAGTGAAAAAACGCTTCCGTCTTTGCCGATTCCACTGTCTTTACACCCTCCATGAGGATAAGGCGCTCCTGTTCCAGGCCCGTTTACATTGACAATTCCGGCCTCCAGTCCCCTTGTAAGCGCCGCGATTTCGTTATAATCCCGGGCCCAGATATAAGATGTCAATCCATAGCGGCTGTCATTGGCCCTCTTAAGCGCCTCGCCCTGCTTCTCATACGGCATAATCGCCACAATGGGGCCGAATACTTCCTCTTTTATCACTTCCATATCATCCGTAACTTCCGTCAGAATTGTGGGCAGATAATAATATCCTTTTTCCTTCTCCTCCGGCTTCCTTCCGCCGCATTCCACCCGCGCACCCATTGCCAGCGCATCGGCCACAATGGCTTCCATACGCTCCACCGCGTCAGCACTGATTAACGCTCCCGTGTTGGCATCCTCATCCATCATTCCGCATCTGGCAGTCACCGCCATTTCAATACACTCTTTTAAAAATGCGTCGTATACCCTGCTCTGAACATAGACACGTTGTGGAGAAACGCATGTCTGTCCCGCACATCTCATTTTATTTCCGATTGTGTGTGCCGCCGCAGCCTTTAAGTCAGCGGAGGCAGTGACAATGACGGGGGCATTTCCTCCCAGCTCCATGGAAAAACGTTTTACGGAAGTCGTCGAATCTTTGATCATGTGCAGTCCCCCCTGGGTGGAACCTATCATTGTAATCATCGCCGGGATTTTGCTTTTGCAGAGCACCTTTCCGATTTCCCCCGCATCCCCCGCAATAAAATTGAGCACTCCTTTTGGGAAACCTATTTTTTTTAATATTGAGCCCAAGTACATCGTGGACAGCGGTGTTTTTGTCGCCGGTTTTATTACGGCCGTACAGCCGGAGGCCAGGATCGGCCCTATTTTTGTCGCAACATTATGCATTGGGAAATTCCAGGCAAGGGCGGCCACCACCACTCCCAGAGGTTCCCTTACCGTCATATACATTCCATGGCCGCCGCTTATATCGCGCAGGATTTCCTCCTGGCTGCATTTTGCCTGCTCCATAAAGAATCCAAGATAATTAATCAGGCTGTCCGTCTCAAACTGTGCATGACTTCTGAGCTTTCCCGATTCCAGCAGCAAGAGCGTCAGCAAATTTTCTTTTTCATCCATAATGGCCTGCTGCAGTCTGCTAACCCAGCTCCCCCTCTCCTCCAGAGAAAGAGACGACCACATTGGAAAGGCTCTCTCAGCCGCCTCCAGAGCCCTGGCGGCCTGTCCGCCGTCCGCCAGTTTTACATCGGCCACCCATTCCTCATTTCCGGGACAGCATACCCGCTCCGTTCTCGAATTCCCCTCTTCTAATTCCCCGTCTATATAATGATAAAAGTGATCTGCCGGCAGTTTTATATTCATATTCTGTTATCCTCCTCCATAATTGCTATACCGTTAATTTCCGCCTCTGTCATACCGTAATCCCGCTCTGCGCTTTCCCTGGATATATATCCCTCCTCCAAATCATAACGGATCAGTTCCTTATCCCGTTCCATTGGATTACCATATCCTCCTGCCCCCGGCATGCGGCATCTTAAAACTCCGTTTTCCTTAAGCGGCGTTCCCGATTTTTTGGAATCGATCACCTGCTCCTCCGATGTATCCGGATAAAGGATAATTTTCCCAGGGAGTCCCGGTTTTCCGCCGAAGAGTCCCCATGGCGGCATCTTCTGCCTGTCCGCCTTGACTGAGAATTCACTGCTGTGCCCCAGGACCCGTATATCTTTCATCATGGACAGACCGCCTCTGAACCGTCCGGGTCCACCGGAATCCGTAACCAGAGTATACTGCTCAACCATATACGGAAACTCGATTTCCATGCTTTCTATTGGAAGATTCGAGGTATTTGACATATGAACCTGTACACAACTCAGCCCATCCTTATTGAATCTGGCCCCGGATCCTCCGCCAAAGGTTTCCATATAGACGTAATACTGATGATCGCTCGGACTCACTCCTCCAAAATAAATTCCGGTAATGGCGCTGTTTGTTCCGGCTATTACCTTTTCCGGCACCACTTGGGCCATCGCCCCGAATACCATGTCCGCTACTCTCTGTGCCGTATCACTGCGGCCGGCACAGGCGGCCGGTTCCGTACACCCTAGTATGCAGCCGGGACGGCTGGTGATATGTATGGCGCGGTAATATCCGCCGTTTGCCGGCAGGGACGGATCCACAATGCTTTTAATTCCATAGTAAACCGAGGCATAGAGAGCCGTAACAGGAAGGTTAATCGCTCCTTTTACCTGATCTGGGTTGTTTGTGAAATCAAGATAAATATCTTCTCCTCTCACTTCGATTTTTACATTGAGCGGGATTGGACCGCTACCGACTCCATCTGAATCCAAAAAGTCGGAAAATTCATATTTTCCATCCGGAATTTCTTTCAAAGCGATTCTGATTTTGCGTTCCGAGTAGTTAAGCAGCTCTGCCATACAATCCTTTATCAGTCCATTGCCATAACGTCTGCATACATCCTCCACTCTTAGGACGCCTTTTTTATTGCAGGCAAACTGGGCATTTAAGTCTCCCCGACGGATATGGTTGACCCGGCAGTTCAAAAGAATCATATCCAGGATATCCTTATTTAACGTTCCTTCCGTAAATATTTTAATCACCGGGATTCGGATGCCCTCCGCATAGATAGAATCCGAATCCGCGGCATTGGATCCGGGGACGCGTCCACCCACATCATTGTGATGTGCAATATTGGCCACAAATGCTACCAACTCATTTTCATGAAAAACAGGGGACGCCACCGCTATATCCGGCAAATGCGTTCCTCCGCCGTTATAGGGATCGTTCGCAATAAACATGTCCCCCGGCCGTATTTCTTCCGGCCTGTATTTTTTTCTGATTTCCTCCACCATACCAAGCATGGAGCCAAGGTGCATCGGTATATGTTCCGCCTGTGCGATTGTATTGCCCGATGCGTCAAACAATGCGCAGGAGCAGTCTTTTCGCTCCTTGATGTTTGTAGAATATGCCGACTTTACCAGAACCGCACCCATTTCCTCGGCAATAGACATAAATGTATTTCCTATTACCTCAAGAATAATGCCGTCAATTTTTTTCATATCCCAGCCTCCTCCTATACAAATACTTTCACAATTAGATTTCCATATTTATCTACTTTGAACCATGTATCCGGAGGAATAACCGTTGTAGAATCCATCTGCTCGATGATGCACGGTCCCTCCACTCTTGCACATTTTCCAAGTTTTTCACGGCCGTAGACCGGGCACTCGATTGTTCCCGTCTTTTCAAAATAAACATTTCTCCTGCTTATAACCGCTGTCCCGGGATCACTCATCTCATATTCCAGCTCGGAAAGTTCCGGTTTTGTCACAAGCCCAATTGCCTCGCTCCTGAAATTAACAAACTGTACCGGAGCTTCCGGATTATAGTATCCGTAGTTCATCTCATGAGCCAGGAAGAAGTCTTTTTTCATCTTTTCTATATCAACTTTTGTAATCTCTGCCGCCGGAATTTCAATCTGAAGTTCATAATTCTGCCCTACGTACCGCATTTCCGCTATATTATGAAATTTCTGCCGTTCTTCCTGCACATGCTCCGAAGCAAGCCATTCCTTCCCCTGTTCCATAAGACCTTTCACCAGCTCATTTACTTTCTGCGGCGTGGCCTCTTCCCAGGCCAATAAGGCCGTTTTCACATAACTCTTCTTGATATCCGCGGTCAGCAGGCCTAAAGCGCAGAGAGCACCCGGAGCCGGTGGGATTAGTACTGTGCCAATTCCCATTTCCTGTGCCAGCTCGACGGCATGGAGTGGACCGGCTCCGCCATAAGCAGCCAAAATGAAATCCGAAGGATTATATCCCTTTTCAACCGTAATAACCCGGATTGCTCTTGCCATATTGGAATTTACAACGCTGATAACACCCTGGGCGGCCTGTTCCGGCGTCATTTTCATTGCTTTTGCCAGTTTTTCTTCCACTGCCGCTTCAGACAGCGCGGCATTTATCTTCAGTCGTCCTCCCAGCACGTACTCCGGATTAATACGGCCGAGAACCAGATTCGCGTCCGTTACAACCGGCTGTTCATTCCCCAGTCCGTATGCAGCCGGTCCGGGATTCGCGCCCGCGCTTTCCGGCCCCACTTTTAGTGCTCCCGCATTATCGATATAGGCGATACTCCCCCCGCCTGCTCCAACGGCATGAACATCGATCATGGGAACTCCCGACGGCAGGCCACACACCTTCCGTTTTGTGGTATACTCTGCAATTCCGTCATTTACGAGGGAGACATCCGTGCTGGTTCCACCCATATCATATGTAATAATATTTTTGTATCCGGCTTTTTCCGCCACATAAATGGCACCCATTACACCCGCGCTCGGGCCTGAGAGTGCCGTTTGAACCGGTGTCTCAACCGTGGAGCTGATCGACATGACACCTCCGTTCGACTGTGTGATATATGGTTCCACTGCTATTCCTATCCCTTTAATCCGCTTTTGGAGATTGTTAATGTACATTTTTATTCTCGGACCCAGATAAGAATTGATTACTGTAGTGCTGAGGCGTTCAAATTCACGGAATTCCGGCAAAATCGTGGACGAGATGGAGATATATGCCTCCGGCCATTCTTCCCTGATAATCTCTTCCACCGCCCTTTCATTCTGAGGATTTAAAAATGAGAACAGGAAGCAAACGGCAACCGACTCAACTTTTTGTGCCTTCATCTCTTTTACAATTTCTCGTATTTCGTCGTTCCTAATCTCTTTCAATATGGTTCCGTCGGACATCACACGTTCATTCGCTTCTTTCCTAAGTGCCCTTCTTATTAGTGTTTCCGGCTTATCTTCAAAAATATTATAGAGGGATGGACGCACCTGGCGGCCTATCTCCAGCAAATCCCGGAACCCTTTGGTTGTAATTAGTGCCGTCTTCGCACCTTTTCTTTCGATAATCATGTTGGTAGCAACCGTAGTTCCATGCCCGAAATACTCTATCTCCTCAACGGGCACCCCATACAGCTCCAAAGTTTCCTTCGTGCCGTCGGCGATTGCAACAGACTGATCCTGCAGTGTGGACGACAGCTTATAGGTATAATATTTTCCCGTATTCGCATCCAGCAATGTTACATCTGTAAAGGTTCCGCCTACATCAATACCAATTCTGAACATAATTTACCTCCTTAATTATTTTTTAATACGTTAATTCTCTTTTGATTTATTTGTATTTTATTGTCATTTTTATTATTAGTCAAAAAACTATATCCTATTTTGTTTTTTTGTATAGTGTATTTATTTGCAGAATTTATTGTAATTATTATCAGAAGTCTTTTTTATAAGTGCTTTTCTTTTTTTAGTGTGCTGATTAAACTTTTTTGATTCTCCCATATCTGGGGGATTATGTCGAAGCGCTTCGTTACTGTGCTTAAACCATAAGAAATATTGGCACGAAAAAATGCCCGGTATTCTGCTTTCGGAATAAAACGGAAATAATTTATTCCCTCCCAACCGCCTGATATCCGTTGCAAAATAGTGCTATAAATGGTATTGTTAGAGCAGAAACAGATTTGCTTTTGCTGCACTGAAAAGCACGCTAAGGACACAGCCCGAAGCCGTCCCGCTTCGGGTTTGGGAGGATATGAATGGATACACGAAAAGGCCAAGCAGAAAAGACCGTCAGGGACTTCTTAGATGCTTATTTAATACACCGTAATATTAAAAACGCACTTTCTTTCCTATCGGATAACATAATGTGGAGCGGCGTAGGGAACGACATTGCTCTCTGCGGAATCCAAAAAGTGGAGAAACTTCTCGAAAAAGAATTTTCACGTGATCCCGAGCCCTACATAATAGATCTGATTCAACCATGTGAGACGTCAGATTCTCTTAATCATGCTGTTTTCATGTCGGAGCTTAAACTGATGAGACCGGTGCCTGCAGGTCCCTCCTATACTCTCAAAGCCCGTTTGAGCGCTTCCTGTGCCCAGTCGGACCATGTATGGAAAATCACTTCCCTCCATGTGTCTGATCCGCGCATTCTACAGGATTCCACTTCCGTCACCAATGATTACATTGAGGAAGAACATTTAAATCACAGCGTATTCTTTACCGCCGATCATGAAAAACAGGCGGTTCTCCAGAATCACAGACTGTCTGCCCAGCTTGAGGCCCGCAATGAGATCCTGAAAGTAGCGCTGGAGCATACTTCCATCTGTGAATTCTATTATTATCCCGAGAGTCGCAGCTGTGTCATTCCGCAGCGTACCTGTGACTACTATCACTGTAACGGGCGCTATGACCGGATGCCCGACAGTTTCCTTGAACATCTTGTT is part of the [Clostridium] symbiosum genome and encodes:
- a CDS encoding PRD domain-containing protein, translated to MGTSYANTLNSRLITIIQRKTLQASISRNFASAESYALALSIDMKYDRSNISRSLNQLFQDGVLVKVQGRPTLYFDKKTLCDYFSISQLPSSFENSEQLKGALLSTHPDDIRSSVTAFHSLIGTGTNESLCGLVTTVKNILIYPSPVHGFILSGEPGSGKTAFLHAILDAEIQIKNTPREQILYLDFRKTFDVDISDRFSADSEAPPCIFVFRSPDTLDDNRYSLFSDTLHHILSGHISGVSAFIVICDTLHMQEKLKLELAYAAESIHLPSWSERTTKEKMMLILKAFQEQCDLIKKPIELSKICFNNLLCGKYERNLASLRGEVALVCRNAYANSYPASDTVRIQLDDISSRIFSQTENLSVILSNMNTAGERVNFSTVYFYPSQDNFTFEQVKKLPIDKNGDFLKYSAKPFSSGTNDTDIVHQCENALHTSRSAREVMKTSKTYQILMSVFPTATFTRFLPVQNPPAVYLGLYAHMATVIEQCLSKAYEAESFSIPEKLTLNEAVFPATNAFADIISSEFDFTLPEYEKTWCSLYLTMAMTLQTQTKIQVFILCRWQRITEVYEEFAASLPAENRPLFFTCENAAPDTSVHVQYSPIVDELASHYNSKGVILISDGPLAPELVNQIFRKLDNNVYYIDQLTRAIVSQAVSFSDDPFNSIEYFARYCSSNLNNGRNLTPENKISTIVKNIIHDSLTFLDSDKLYSLLSNTLNDIQTGLKIGDNDNLTVRFIVHASFMVERSIKRETLPYKRTKEFIRGHEQLFNTVRKNIEVIEKLFNTKIPDTELAYISEIFLDYL
- a CDS encoding lactate racemase domain-containing protein, whose amino-acid sequence is MKFEPIPFKIQGDMEDCLPPMIRVRQNFPGRGIRDVKRAVLETLMRLSLGNIEGKRIAITAGSRRIANLPQILKILGEYLYSLGASPFIVPAMGSHGEATAAGQAEVLKNLEITKESTGMDIISDMETVCLGITHSGCRIYCGKTAAEADGIVVCGRIKPHTSINGIVESGLCKMMVVGLGKHKGAAEFHSQGYSSLAKILPEGGRIFLRKAPVLFGLGIVENACDETMIIEAMMPGRLLEREAALLQLARQNMPHFLVDEIDVLIVDQLGKDISGGGMDPNITGRAITPLPRTPSVPIHCIVALDITGPSHGNANGIGAADLTTCRVAESINFNAMYTNILTSGAFMAAKLPIILKDDETAIRAAACCTPKRGKKYVKMVHIRDTLHLSEIEVSDNYLEEIKRENRIEVLSAPKQLRFDGEGRIVSDLVKM
- a CDS encoding enolase C-terminal domain-like protein; translated protein: MRTSIETIRARQILDCKARPVLEVDVITQGGCMGRAAAPTGTSVGMYEAFILRDGVENEYDGLSVHGAVRMVEDIIAPALQGIDVCDQEKIDRRMITLDGTKDKHKLGGNSIYSVSAACLRAAAACAGQPVYRYLAGHALKTIPLPTFNVVNGGNNRGIRQAFNEFILAPYKAESVDEAVAMAVQVYRRLEKVIPRYCKNAEPFLGGSYGWAAPSKDPETVLNLIQEAVEQCGYTDRMAYCLDCASSEMYDKENGTYELNGSRVTSEELIQYMKMLTEKIPLLFVEDLLDENDWDGFERAHKTLTRTNLIGDDFIVTNRERLEEACNRKAIDGFILKPNQVGTLTEAMDTYRFAEQRGLLTIPSGRSGGVVGDIVADLSLGLETSISKNGAPKSGERLDKMNSLLRASSENPGSRPADLSRLIRF
- a CDS encoding DUF4147 domain-containing protein — translated: MSVEIKNKHQLLTAGVPESRKIVLEITEEVLEKLNAYGRIRSVMRVEGSSLKIGDKCWDLTQREHIYLIGAGKACNAMAKAVEEILGDFLTDGIAVVKIQEPEDGFKRIRVYTGGHPIPNEEGYRACMEIRKMIGQASSGDLFICVMSGGSSALMSYPVEGITLQEEMEATDVLLKSGAGIREINAVRRHISGMNGGRMAELIRDRGAELIGFNISDSVGNPPTGDISIPWKRFYGTPMGPDQTTLKDACRMICDYNLRERLPQSIVAYLETPGEGKETPKEFPKNTYYQINTLPDSCVYAMEAAKKRKVPAIVLTTFIEEEAKEAGAMMASVARQIQEYGQPVPPPCLVFSAGEAVTTIMDNSRVRGHGGPSQEMALGFALKASAVEGACFLSIDSEGTDGSTDAAGGIADSESLKALAEAGVDAYRTLREHSGFEALTKAGGIVYTGNTGTNVCDFNVLYVPPKQFVDGKKE